A region of Massilia sp. WG5 DNA encodes the following proteins:
- a CDS encoding PAAR domain-containing protein: protein MNNAARKAIPPASTFYAISLPRRVVARYAIATIGSRTSRGGQVVLASNEQYADDYRVACVGDRVRYPDGSESVIVSGAGHASTIANRPIALVGSHVANGDRIVARAQSMGEIVVLEGEPVAGLLEPGYVPPHAAGAA from the coding sequence ATGAATAATGCAGCACGCAAGGCTATCCCGCCCGCCTCCACCTTCTACGCCATTTCGCTGCCGCGCAGGGTGGTCGCCCGCTATGCGATCGCGACCATCGGCTCGCGCACCAGCCGCGGCGGCCAGGTGGTGCTGGCATCGAACGAGCAGTATGCCGACGATTACCGGGTCGCCTGCGTCGGCGACCGCGTGCGTTACCCGGACGGCAGCGAAAGCGTGATCGTCTCGGGCGCCGGCCACGCGTCCACCATCGCGAACCGTCCGATCGCGCTGGTCGGCAGCCACGTCGCGAATGGCGACCGCATCGTCGCGCGCGCGCAGAGCATGGGCGAAATCGTGGTGCTGGAAGGCGAACCGGTGGCGGGCCTGCTGGAACCGGGCTATGTGCCGCCGCATGCCGCCGGCGCTGCCTGA
- the ftsB gene encoding cell division protein FtsB has translation MRLITLALAALLLLIQYPLWLGKGGWLAVTDLENQLAGSRARTEQLKARNAKLESEVRDLKDGTEAVEERARYELGMIKQNEIFVQVLRKDEKPAVMMTPPPPPREPKAEKGAKAHKPLAD, from the coding sequence ATGCGCCTCATCACCCTCGCTCTTGCCGCTTTGCTGTTGCTGATCCAGTACCCGCTCTGGCTGGGGAAAGGGGGCTGGCTGGCCGTCACCGACCTCGAAAACCAGCTCGCCGGCAGCCGCGCCCGCACCGAGCAGCTGAAGGCGCGCAACGCCAAGCTCGAATCCGAAGTGCGCGACCTGAAGGACGGCACCGAAGCCGTCGAGGAGCGCGCCCGCTACGAACTCGGCATGATCAAGCAGAACGAGATCTTCGTGCAGGTGCTGCGCAAGGACGAAAAACCGGCCGTCATGATGACCCCGCCGCCGCCGCCGCGCGAACCGAAGGCCGAAAAAGGCGCCAAGGCCCACAAGCCGCTCGCCGACTGA
- the eno gene encoding phosphopyruvate hydratase — MSAIVDIIGREIIDSRGNPTVECDVLLESGVMGRAAVPSGASTGSREAIELRDGDPKRYFGKGVLQACENINTEISEAIMGLDANEQAFLDRTLIDLDGTENKSRLGANAMLAVSMAVAKAAAEEAGLPLYRYFGGSGAMQMPVPMMNVINGGAHADNNLDIQEFMIIPVGAPSFKEAIRYGAEVFHTLKKILHSKGLNTAVGDEGGFAPSVANHEEAIKLIMQAIEQAGYEPGTQIAIGLDCAASEFYKDGKYVLEGEGGLQLSATDFTNMLETWCDKYPIISIEDAMHEGDWDGWKILTDRLGKRVQLVGDDLYVTNTKILKEGIQKGIANSILIKINQIGTLTETFAAIEMAKRAGYTAVISHRSGETEDSTIADIAVGLNALQIKTGSMSRSDRMAKYNQLLRIEEDLGDIASYPGRDAFYNLK; from the coding sequence ATGAGTGCTATCGTTGATATCATCGGCCGCGAAATCATCGACTCGCGCGGCAATCCGACCGTCGAGTGCGATGTGCTGCTGGAATCCGGCGTGATGGGCCGCGCCGCCGTGCCCTCGGGCGCATCGACCGGTTCGCGCGAAGCGATCGAACTGCGCGACGGCGATCCGAAGCGTTACTTCGGCAAGGGCGTGCTGCAGGCCTGCGAGAACATCAACACCGAAATCAGCGAAGCCATCATGGGCCTGGACGCCAACGAACAGGCATTCCTGGACCGCACCCTGATCGACCTGGACGGCACCGAGAACAAGAGCCGCCTGGGCGCGAACGCGATGCTGGCGGTCTCGATGGCCGTGGCCAAGGCCGCCGCCGAGGAAGCCGGCCTGCCGCTGTACCGCTACTTCGGCGGTTCGGGCGCGATGCAGATGCCGGTGCCGATGATGAACGTCATCAACGGCGGCGCGCACGCCGACAACAACCTGGACATCCAGGAATTCATGATCATCCCGGTCGGCGCCCCCTCGTTCAAGGAAGCCATCCGCTACGGCGCCGAGGTGTTCCACACCCTCAAAAAGATCCTGCACAGCAAGGGCCTGAACACCGCCGTCGGCGACGAAGGCGGTTTCGCGCCGAGCGTGGCCAACCATGAAGAAGCGATCAAGCTGATCATGCAGGCGATCGAGCAGGCCGGCTATGAGCCCGGCACCCAGATCGCGATCGGCCTGGACTGCGCGGCCAGCGAGTTCTACAAGGACGGCAAGTACGTGCTGGAAGGCGAGGGCGGCCTGCAGCTGAGCGCCACCGACTTCACCAACATGCTGGAAACCTGGTGCGACAAGTACCCGATCATCTCGATCGAGGACGCGATGCACGAGGGCGACTGGGACGGCTGGAAGATCCTGACCGACCGCCTGGGCAAGCGCGTGCAGCTGGTGGGCGACGACCTGTACGTCACCAACACCAAGATCCTGAAAGAAGGCATCCAGAAGGGCATCGCCAACTCGATCCTCATCAAGATCAACCAGATCGGCACCCTGACCGAGACCTTCGCCGCCATCGAGATGGCCAAGCGCGCCGGCTATACCGCCGTGATCTCGCACCGTTCGGGCGAGACCGAGGATTCGACCATCGCCGACATCGCGGTTGGCCTGAACGCCCTGCAGATCAAGACCGGCTCGATGTCGCGCTCGGACCGCATGGCCAAGTACAACCAGCTGCTGCGCATCGAGGAAGACCTGGGCGACATCGCCAGCTACCCGGGCCGCGACGCGTTCTACAACCTGAAGTAA
- the kdsA gene encoding 3-deoxy-8-phosphooctulonate synthase — MKLCGFDVGLDQPIFLIAGTCVIESRQMAMDVAGQLKEITSALGIPYIYKSSFDKANRSSGKSFRGPGMDKGLEILADVRKEIGVPVLTDVHTEEEIPVVASVVDVLQTPAFLCRQTDFINAVARSGKPVNIKKGQFLAPGDMKNVIDKARAAAAEVGLPDQFMACERGVSFGYNNLVSDMRSLAIMRESNCPIVFDATHSVQLPGGQGTSSGGQREHVPVLARAAVAAGVSGLFMETHPNPACALSDGPNAVPLGRMKELLTTLVEIDRVVKKAGFIESNFE, encoded by the coding sequence ATGAAGCTTTGCGGATTCGATGTCGGCCTCGACCAGCCGATCTTCCTGATCGCCGGCACCTGCGTGATCGAGTCGCGCCAGATGGCGATGGACGTCGCCGGCCAGCTGAAGGAAATCACCTCGGCGCTGGGTATCCCGTACATCTATAAATCGTCCTTCGACAAGGCCAACCGCTCGTCCGGCAAATCGTTCCGCGGTCCGGGCATGGACAAGGGCCTGGAGATCCTGGCCGACGTGCGCAAGGAAATCGGCGTGCCGGTCCTGACCGACGTCCACACCGAAGAGGAAATTCCGGTCGTCGCGAGCGTGGTCGACGTGCTGCAGACCCCGGCCTTCCTGTGCCGCCAGACCGACTTCATCAACGCGGTCGCGCGTTCGGGCAAGCCGGTCAACATCAAGAAGGGCCAGTTCCTGGCGCCGGGCGACATGAAGAACGTGATCGACAAGGCGCGCGCGGCGGCTGCCGAAGTCGGCCTGCCGGACCAGTTCATGGCCTGCGAGCGCGGCGTTTCCTTCGGCTACAACAACCTGGTGTCGGACATGCGTTCGCTCGCCATCATGCGCGAATCGAACTGCCCGATCGTGTTCGACGCGACCCACTCGGTGCAGCTGCCGGGCGGCCAGGGCACGTCGTCCGGCGGCCAGCGCGAGCACGTGCCGGTGCTGGCGCGCGCGGCGGTGGCGGCGGGTGTCTCCGGCCTGTTCATGGAGACCCACCCGAACCCGGCCTGCGCGCTGTCGGACGGCCCGAACGCGGTGCCGCTGGGACGCATGAAAGAACTGCTGACGACGCTGGTCGAGATCGACCGCGTCGTCAAGAAGGCTGGGTTCATCGAGTCCAACTTCGAATAA
- a CDS encoding CTP synthase, with amino-acid sequence MTKFVFVTGGVVSSLGKGIAAASLAAILESRGLKVTMLKLDPYINVDPGTMSPTQHGEVFVTDDGAETDLDLGHYERFISTRMRKVNNFTTGQIYESVIRKERRGEYLGKTVQVIPHITNEIQDYIRRGAEGVDVALVEIGGTVGDIESLPFLEAARQLSLRLGRKSTAFVHLTLVPYIASAGELKTKPTQHSVQKLREIGISPNALLCRADRRIPDDERAKISLFANVEEQAVISVWDVDTIYKVPQVLRDQGLDDIILEALGIEAPPADLSMWTKLIHTLENPKHEVTIGMVGKYVDLIESYKSLTEALRHAGIHTESRVNIEYIDSEEIESIGCDHLAKYDAILVPGGFGKRGVEGKIMAARYARENKIPYLGICLGMQVALIEYARHMAGLPNANSTEFDPETDQPVVALITEWQNHDGKVESRSVDSDLGGTMRLGAQTCAVNPGTLAAEIYGNVVTERHRHRYEANNYYLPKVEAAGLIVSARTPNEDLCEIMELPKSAHPWYIGVQFHPEFKSTPRNGHPLFSAFIKAALAHQAENNQAANNSSALQGDAA; translated from the coding sequence ATGACCAAATTCGTATTCGTCACTGGCGGCGTCGTGTCTTCCCTGGGTAAAGGGATCGCGGCCGCTTCCCTCGCCGCGATCCTCGAATCGCGCGGTCTCAAAGTCACCATGCTCAAGCTCGACCCGTATATCAACGTGGACCCGGGCACGATGAGCCCGACCCAGCACGGCGAAGTCTTCGTGACCGACGACGGCGCAGAGACTGACCTCGACCTGGGCCACTACGAGCGCTTCATCAGCACCCGCATGCGCAAGGTGAACAACTTCACCACCGGCCAGATCTATGAATCGGTGATCCGCAAGGAACGCCGTGGCGAGTACCTCGGCAAGACCGTGCAGGTGATCCCGCACATCACCAACGAGATCCAGGACTACATCCGCCGCGGCGCCGAAGGCGTGGACGTGGCGCTGGTCGAGATCGGCGGCACCGTCGGCGATATCGAATCGCTGCCCTTCCTGGAAGCCGCGCGCCAGCTGTCGCTGCGCCTGGGCCGCAAGTCGACCGCCTTCGTGCACCTGACCCTGGTGCCCTACATTGCCTCGGCCGGCGAACTGAAGACCAAGCCGACCCAGCACTCGGTGCAGAAGCTGCGCGAGATCGGCATTTCGCCGAACGCGCTGCTGTGCCGCGCCGACCGCCGCATCCCGGACGACGAACGCGCCAAGATTTCGCTGTTCGCCAACGTCGAAGAGCAGGCCGTGATCTCGGTGTGGGACGTCGACACCATCTATAAAGTGCCGCAGGTGCTGCGCGACCAGGGCCTGGACGACATCATCCTGGAAGCGCTGGGCATCGAGGCGCCGCCGGCCGACCTGTCGATGTGGACCAAGCTGATCCACACCCTGGAAAACCCGAAGCACGAAGTGACCATCGGCATGGTCGGCAAGTATGTCGACCTGATCGAGTCCTATAAATCGCTGACCGAGGCGCTGCGCCACGCCGGCATCCACACCGAGAGCCGCGTCAACATCGAGTACATCGACTCGGAAGAGATCGAGAGCATCGGCTGCGACCACCTGGCCAAGTACGACGCCATCCTGGTGCCGGGCGGCTTCGGCAAGCGCGGCGTGGAAGGCAAGATCATGGCCGCCCGCTATGCCCGCGAAAACAAGATTCCTTACCTGGGCATCTGCCTGGGCATGCAGGTTGCGCTGATCGAATACGCGCGCCACATGGCCGGCCTGCCGAACGCCAACTCGACCGAGTTCGATCCGGAAACCGACCAGCCGGTCGTCGCCCTGATCACCGAGTGGCAGAACCACGACGGCAAGGTCGAGTCCCGTAGTGTCGATTCCGACCTGGGCGGCACCATGCGCCTGGGCGCCCAGACCTGCGCGGTGAACCCGGGCACGCTGGCCGCCGAGATCTACGGCAACGTCGTGACCGAGCGCCACCGCCATCGCTACGAAGCGAACAATTACTACCTGCCGAAGGTCGAAGCAGCTGGCCTGATCGTTTCGGCGCGTACCCCGAACGAAGACCTGTGCGAGATCATGGAACTGCCGAAGAGCGCCCACCCGTGGTACATCGGCGTGCAATTCCACCCGGAGTTCAAGTCGACCCCGCGTAATGGCCATCCGCTGTTTTCCGCGTTCATCAAGGCGGCCCTGGCGCACCAGGCCGAAAACAACCAGGCTGCGAACAATTCGTCGGCCCTGCAAGGAGATGCAGCATGA
- a CDS encoding methyl-accepting chemotaxis protein gives MNFIANMNIGKRLGAGFSLVIALAVLIATAGIWRLNAVADATSAMMAAPLTKERLMTEWHTQTFAAVRRTAAIVKSNDPSLVEFFKADGAKTAGRTTELIKQIEPLIEGEKERALFDHIGALRKAYTAAKDKAIKLRAAGDAEGADRVLNQEYVPAADAYEGALADLVKMQEQHMDAIAAGIKADNHDSVRMIAILTAVVVALGALCSSLLTRGIVLPIRRAVGVAEQVASGDLTQQIEARSNDETGALLRALRHMNDSLTGIVGEVRGGTASIHGAAGEISAGNLDLSSRTEQQAAALEETAASMAHLTDTVRQNADNARQANQLAITASSVATKGGEVVGEVILTMGSINESSKKIADIIGVIDGIAFQTNILALNAAVEAARAGEQGRGFAVVASEVRNLAQRSAAAAKEIKQLIDDSVGKVDAGARLVDKAGDTMGQVVDSIQRVTDIMADIAAASQEQTSGIEQVNQAIAQMDETTQQNAALVEESAAAAASLQDQAGKLAHTVDRFRIDRQAAPAAAPAKSAPAAALPALRRQPAPKPVRAKKADAATAATAGDGWEEF, from the coding sequence GTGAATTTTATTGCTAATATGAACATCGGCAAGCGCCTCGGCGCGGGCTTTTCCCTGGTGATCGCCCTCGCTGTGCTGATCGCCACTGCCGGCATCTGGCGCCTGAACGCGGTGGCCGACGCCACCAGCGCCATGATGGCGGCGCCGCTGACCAAGGAACGCCTGATGACCGAATGGCATACCCAGACCTTTGCTGCGGTGCGCCGGACCGCCGCCATCGTCAAGAGCAACGACCCCAGCCTGGTCGAGTTCTTCAAGGCCGACGGCGCCAAGACAGCCGGCCGCACCACCGAGCTGATCAAGCAGATCGAACCCCTGATCGAAGGCGAGAAGGAACGCGCCCTGTTCGATCACATCGGCGCGCTGCGCAAGGCGTACACGGCGGCCAAGGACAAGGCGATCAAGCTGCGCGCGGCCGGCGACGCCGAGGGCGCGGACCGGGTCCTGAACCAGGAATACGTGCCGGCCGCCGATGCCTATGAAGGCGCGCTGGCCGACCTGGTGAAAATGCAGGAGCAGCACATGGACGCCATCGCCGCGGGCATCAAGGCCGACAACCATGACAGCGTCCGCATGATCGCCATCCTGACCGCCGTCGTGGTCGCGCTCGGCGCGCTCTGTTCCTCGCTGCTCACGCGCGGCATCGTGCTGCCGATCCGCCGTGCGGTCGGCGTGGCCGAGCAGGTTGCGTCCGGCGACCTGACCCAGCAGATCGAAGCCCGTTCGAACGACGAAACCGGCGCCCTGCTGCGCGCGCTGCGCCACATGAACGACAGCCTGACCGGCATCGTCGGCGAAGTCCGCGGCGGCACCGCGTCGATCCACGGCGCGGCCGGCGAGATCTCGGCCGGCAACCTCGACCTGTCCTCGCGCACCGAGCAGCAGGCGGCCGCGCTGGAAGAAACCGCGGCCTCGATGGCCCACCTGACCGATACCGTGCGCCAGAACGCGGACAACGCGCGCCAGGCCAACCAGCTCGCGATCACCGCCTCCAGCGTCGCCACCAAGGGCGGCGAGGTGGTGGGCGAGGTCATCCTGACCATGGGCTCGATCAACGAATCGTCGAAGAAGATCGCCGACATCATCGGCGTCATCGACGGCATCGCCTTCCAGACCAACATCCTGGCGCTGAACGCGGCGGTGGAAGCGGCGCGCGCCGGCGAACAGGGCCGCGGCTTCGCGGTGGTGGCCTCGGAAGTGCGCAACCTGGCGCAGCGCTCGGCCGCCGCCGCCAAGGAGATCAAGCAGCTGATCGACGATTCGGTCGGCAAGGTCGACGCCGGCGCAAGGCTGGTCGACAAGGCCGGCGACACGATGGGCCAGGTGGTGGATTCGATCCAGCGCGTCACCGACATCATGGCGGACATCGCGGCCGCCAGCCAGGAACAGACCAGCGGCATCGAGCAGGTAAACCAGGCGATCGCCCAGATGGACGAAACCACGCAGCAGAACGCGGCCCTGGTCGAGGAATCGGCGGCGGCCGCCGCATCCCTGCAGGACCAGGCCGGCAAGCTGGCGCATACCGTCGACCGCTTCAGGATCGATCGCCAGGCGGCGCCCGCCGCCGCGCCGGCCAAGTCCGCGCCGGCGGCCGCCCTGCCCGCCCTGCGCCGGCAGCCGGCGCCGAAGCCGGTGCGCGCCAAGAAAGCCGATGCGGCCACCGCGGCGACCGCTGGCGACGGCTGGGAAGAGTTCTGA
- a CDS encoding PRC-barrel domain-containing protein: MSYEERDDYGMYKNKHGKGPGPELMGANTLIGDHVHNLQNEHLGVIKEFMVDMRTGAIAYAVMASSRFVGLGEKLIAVPWQALSLDPGHKRFMMDIQKARIDDAPGFDTDHWPDMADLEWAGAVHGYYGTQPA, encoded by the coding sequence ATGTCCTACGAGGAAAGAGACGACTACGGCATGTACAAGAACAAGCACGGCAAGGGACCGGGCCCGGAACTGATGGGCGCGAACACCCTGATCGGCGACCATGTCCATAACCTGCAGAACGAGCACCTGGGCGTCATCAAGGAATTCATGGTGGACATGCGCACCGGCGCGATCGCCTATGCGGTGATGGCGTCCAGCCGCTTCGTCGGACTGGGCGAAAAACTGATCGCGGTGCCCTGGCAGGCCCTGAGCCTCGATCCCGGGCACAAGCGCTTCATGATGGACATCCAGAAGGCGCGCATCGACGACGCGCCCGGCTTCGATACCGACCACTGGCCGGACATGGCCGACCTCGAATGGGCCGGCGCGGTGCACGGCTACTACGGCACGCAGCCTGCGTGA
- a CDS encoding amidohydrolase, producing the protein MTPSSILRNTLFLAGLIGGAASAAQLPAPFAEQLNANYPAIENLYQDLHRNPELGFDEHKTSAKLAELAKKLGFDVTTGVGGTGVVAILKNGPGPTVMLRTEMDALPVQEKTGLAFASKATGKSAAGEPTPVMHACGHDLHMSAWYGTAKLMSDNRKAWSGTLMLVGQPSEETVRGAEAMLKDGLFKRFPKPDYALSFHDDATMPSGTIMYHAGPFRASSDVVNITVFGQGGHGAVPHEARDPIVIASRIVLALQTLVSRENNPIDPLVITVGSIHGGTVANIIPDQVKLSLSVRTFKPEVRQRVLASIAREAKGEAMAAGAPKEPLVEVKPGTDSVYNDPELIGRMVKVVEGAVGPEFVKEMPAKMTSEDFSQYGQQPGVKAVLLHVGAVDAKRLDAARKAGQPLPGTHSPQWAPDFKPTVTNTIKAETAILLDLMAPKK; encoded by the coding sequence ATGACCCCATCCAGCATTCTCCGCAATACACTGTTCCTGGCCGGACTCATCGGCGGCGCCGCCAGCGCGGCCCAACTGCCTGCACCTTTCGCCGAACAGCTGAACGCCAACTACCCGGCGATCGAAAACCTGTACCAGGACCTGCACCGCAATCCGGAACTCGGCTTCGACGAACACAAGACCTCGGCCAAGCTGGCCGAGCTCGCCAAGAAGCTGGGCTTCGACGTCACCACCGGCGTCGGCGGCACCGGCGTGGTCGCGATCCTGAAGAACGGCCCCGGCCCGACCGTGATGCTGCGCACCGAGATGGACGCGCTGCCGGTCCAGGAAAAGACCGGCCTGGCCTTCGCCAGCAAGGCCACCGGCAAGAGCGCCGCCGGCGAACCCACGCCGGTGATGCACGCCTGCGGCCACGACCTGCACATGTCGGCCTGGTACGGCACCGCCAAGCTGATGTCGGACAACCGCAAGGCCTGGAGCGGCACCCTGATGCTGGTCGGCCAGCCGTCCGAAGAGACCGTGCGCGGCGCCGAGGCGATGCTGAAGGACGGCCTGTTCAAGCGCTTCCCGAAGCCTGACTACGCGCTGTCCTTCCACGACGACGCCACCATGCCGTCGGGTACGATCATGTACCACGCCGGCCCCTTCCGCGCCTCGTCCGACGTCGTCAACATCACCGTCTTCGGCCAGGGCGGCCACGGCGCCGTGCCGCACGAGGCGCGCGATCCGATCGTGATCGCATCGCGCATCGTGCTTGCGCTTCAAACTCTTGTTTCTCGCGAAAACAACCCGATCGACCCGCTGGTCATCACCGTCGGCAGCATCCACGGCGGCACCGTCGCCAACATCATCCCGGACCAGGTCAAGCTGTCGCTGTCGGTGCGCACCTTCAAGCCGGAAGTGCGCCAGCGCGTGCTGGCCAGCATTGCGCGCGAAGCCAAGGGCGAGGCGATGGCCGCCGGTGCGCCGAAAGAGCCGCTGGTCGAAGTCAAGCCGGGCACCGATTCGGTCTATAACGATCCCGAGCTGATCGGCCGCATGGTCAAGGTGGTCGAAGGCGCCGTCGGCCCCGAGTTCGTGAAGGAGATGCCGGCCAAGATGACTTCGGAAGACTTCTCGCAATACGGCCAGCAGCCGGGCGTGAAGGCAGTCCTGCTGCACGTGGGCGCGGTCGACGCGAAGCGCCTGGACGCCGCCAGAAAGGCCGGCCAGCCGCTGCCGGGCACCCACTCGCCGCAGTGGGCGCCGGACTTCAAGCCGACCGTGACCAATACCATCAAGGCTGAAACCGCGATCCTGCTGGATCTGATGGCGCCGAAGAAGTAA
- a CDS encoding methyl-accepting chemotaxis protein, whose protein sequence is MGLVANIKIGKRLGLGFALILAMTVAISAVGAWRMNKIADKTKAMMAVPLAKERLITDWYTLNFASIRRTAAIAKSSDPSLGAYFKEDSAASVKKAAELLKQIEPLIAASGPEKELFAKILEQRKVYSASRDGTVKAKADGNAEEAARILDKEFTPAAQKYQDLLQDLVNMQRTSMNDTAGAIDVNADSSTNLIMILCACAVALGSVISWMLTRGIVQPIREAVAVAETVAGGDLTHNIEVRSSDETGALLRALRHMNDSLVGIVSQVRGGTDTIATASREISAGNLDLSSRTEQQAGALEETAASMEELTTTVRQNADNARQANQLAIAASAVATQGGAVVGEVITTMGAINDSSQRIADIIGVIDGIAFQTNILALNAAVEAARAGEQGRGFAVVASEVRNLAQRSAAAAKEIKELITASVANVDAGTKLVDRAGATMEEVVGSIRRVTDIMAEITSASQEQTGGIEQVNSAITQMDHVTQQNAALVEEAAAAATSMQDQAAKLADVVSVFKLDRAHDLGAVAAPVQAKAAPVRPALPRAAKPVVKVAAAKTVKRNEPVAAGDWEEF, encoded by the coding sequence ATGGGACTCGTTGCAAACATCAAGATCGGCAAACGCCTGGGACTCGGCTTTGCCCTCATTCTTGCGATGACGGTGGCCATTTCCGCCGTCGGCGCCTGGCGCATGAACAAGATCGCCGACAAGACCAAGGCGATGATGGCCGTGCCGCTGGCCAAGGAACGTTTGATCACCGACTGGTACACCCTCAACTTCGCCTCGATCCGCCGCACCGCCGCGATCGCCAAGAGCAGCGATCCCTCGCTCGGCGCCTACTTCAAGGAAGACTCGGCCGCCTCGGTGAAGAAGGCCGCCGAGCTGCTCAAGCAGATCGAACCGCTGATCGCCGCCAGCGGCCCTGAAAAGGAGCTGTTCGCGAAGATCCTGGAGCAGCGCAAGGTCTACAGCGCGTCGCGCGACGGCACCGTCAAGGCCAAGGCCGACGGCAATGCCGAGGAAGCGGCGCGCATCCTCGACAAGGAATTCACCCCGGCCGCCCAGAAGTACCAGGACCTGCTGCAGGACCTGGTCAACATGCAGCGCACCAGCATGAACGATACCGCCGGCGCCATCGACGTTAACGCGGACAGCAGCACGAACCTGATCATGATCCTGTGCGCCTGCGCGGTCGCGCTGGGCAGCGTCATCTCCTGGATGCTCACCCGCGGCATCGTGCAGCCGATCCGCGAAGCGGTCGCCGTGGCCGAGACCGTGGCCGGCGGCGACCTGACCCACAACATCGAAGTTCGTAGCAGCGACGAGACCGGCGCCCTGCTGCGCGCCCTGCGCCACATGAACGACAGCCTGGTGGGCATCGTCAGCCAGGTGCGCGGCGGCACCGACACCATCGCCACCGCCTCGCGCGAAATCAGTGCCGGCAACCTCGATCTCTCAAGCCGCACCGAACAGCAGGCCGGCGCCCTCGAAGAGACCGCGGCCTCGATGGAAGAACTGACCACCACCGTGCGCCAGAACGCGGACAACGCGCGCCAGGCCAACCAGCTCGCCATCGCCGCCTCCGCAGTGGCGACCCAGGGCGGCGCCGTGGTCGGCGAAGTCATCACCACCATGGGTGCGATCAACGACAGCTCGCAGCGCATCGCCGACATCATCGGCGTCATCGACGGCATCGCCTTCCAGACCAACATCCTGGCGCTGAACGCCGCGGTGGAAGCGGCGCGCGCCGGCGAACAGGGTCGCGGCTTCGCGGTCGTGGCCTCGGAAGTGCGCAACCTGGCGCAGCGCTCGGCGGCTGCGGCCAAGGAAATCAAGGAACTGATCACCGCCTCGGTGGCCAACGTCGACGCCGGCACCAAGCTGGTCGACCGCGCCGGCGCGACGATGGAAGAAGTGGTGGGCAGCATCCGCCGCGTGACCGACATCATGGCCGAGATCACCAGCGCCAGCCAGGAACAGACCGGCGGCATCGAGCAGGTCAACAGCGCCATCACCCAGATGGACCATGTGACCCAGCAGAACGCGGCCCTGGTCGAAGAAGCGGCGGCCGCCGCCACCTCGATGCAGGACCAGGCCGCCAAGCTGGCCGACGTGGTCAGCGTGTTCAAGCTGGACCGTGCGCACGATCTCGGCGCCGTGGCTGCGCCCGTGCAGGCGAAAGCCGCCCCGGTCCGCCCGGCCCTGCCGCGCGCCGCGAAGCCGGTGGTGAAGGTGGCTGCGGCCAAGACGGTGAAACGCAACGAGCCGGTGGCTGCCGGGGATTGGGAAGAGTTCTAA